The genome window GCCGCTGAACAGATAAAATCATTCAGCACGCAGATTTGCGAAACTGATGGAATTGCGCTAAAGTCAATCTCATTCCTGACATTCAAAAACAATCTCACAAGAAAGATTGAAAGCGAGATAGAGCATTATGAGATTAACCCTGCAATAAGCGATTCCGAGCTTGCTCTCCCTGAATGATTTTATGAATAATTGTATGTACTATTCTATTCCCTGAGGATTGAACTGACAATCTTAAATGTTTCAGGGTATTCTTCAGGAATGAGCATCATTCCGTGAAGATTGCTTTTTAGGATGTCTGTGCAGTTTCCTGAAATCCTGTAATTTAATGCAAAGTCAAGCGCAACATTGTCTGCTGCAACAACACCATCGCCGTCTTTCCCGTAAGTGTTGCATCCTGTTGCAGCAATTGTATACATCCTGACTGATTTGGGGCTGTTCCTTTCATCATTAAGCCTCTTAAGGAATATGCTGTTCTTAGCCATGTCTGAACACTCCTTTTCAGAGCCGAAGATTGGGCATATCTCAACAAGAGCCCCTTCAATCCCCTTGTTTGGAGTGCCTATTGTAATCATCTTGTCAACGCTTTCCTCACCGAAGAGGAGAAGGTATTCCCTTGCAACAAGCCCGCCCATTGAATGGGCAATTATAATGACTTTATCAGAGCCAGTCCTTCTCTTTACCTCCTCAACAATCTCCCTCAGGCGTATTGCATAATTCTCAATGCTGTCAGTTTTCTGGGACTCAACTGTCTGAAAGCCTAAGTCGTAGTAGGATATGTAATAGTAGCTTGCCCTGACAGCAATAGGGCTTGTGCTTCTCCCCCAGTCATTTGGCGGAACATTTACATTGAGGTCAAGCAGCCCTGCAGGAATGTATCCGATGGATTCCATTGATGACTGCATGTCTGAAAATGAGTTTATCACAAGCTCAGGCGAGTTTCTGTTGTAGGCAAG of Candidatus Woesearchaeota archaeon contains these proteins:
- a CDS encoding alpha/beta fold hydrolase, producing the protein SFNHAFSEHCWVLDKSMIDSEWSAFSVSIPRIEINQSSNQEDNFSIVLSENSPECCAFGKCSNCCTGDSCSSEKGYPVILVHGHLAYNRNSPELVINSFSDMQSSMESIGYIPAGLLDLNVNVPPNDWGRSTSPIAVRASYYYISYYDLGFQTVESQKTDSIENYAIRLREIVEEVKRRTGSDKVIIIAHSMGGLVAREYLLLFGEESVDKMITIGTPNKGIEGALVEICPIFGSEKECSDMAKNSIFLKRLNDERNSPKSVRMYTIAATGCNTYGKDGDGVVAADNVALDFALNYRISGNCTDILKSNLHGMMLIPEEYPETFKIVSSILRE